From the Stigmatella erecta genome, one window contains:
- the sppA gene encoding signal peptide peptidase SppA: MRLLLVLLLLPGAVLAQTPAIVRPLVGSRGLTLPPESTALVDEATSLSINPAGLRFVEAPQLFYVHERHRVLDQVGNGLFTGTSLFGAAGLGLGVEWLRHPAGPDYRRTTFGFSLGTDTLALGAAHHAFSSEESAALDRLSSWDVGVSGRPARSFSYGIVAKDLNAPEEGTLKLPRTLELGVGLRPFGERYTLGADYLLRPGGLDEGRLSYTLKAEVVRGLRLSAGASHGLRRGEPLSVQVAATLDTAFLGLTYAGGGTEDGLDHTLALRLSLAPYRSLAEASRVVALVDLNDRLAGGSSPGLALLGISGSDPYLRLMRFLEQATRDERLGGVVLKMEGLGGLGWGRAEELRQAVLRLRAAGKKVLALALSCDDPGYFVASAADQIYALPASSFLINGLSASVTSVGGTMEKLGVSWDVARVGEYKTAPEQLTRKDMSEAERETLNAWLDTQVGWYEQAVTGGRKLPVERLREAWKVGLIPPRMAQSLGLIDGIVEGQEALQERLEQLVPGAAYAEDYTPKDARQTRWGSMRRIAIVPVLGTIAGGKSREDPLGASRIAGAETVALALYRAQVDPSVVAIVLRVDSGGGDVLASDLMYRAVLEAKKVKPVIASMGDVAASGGYYAAMAADEVFANPTTLTGSIGVFYLKPALKGLLEDKLGVTQQTLPRAPLADLMGFWRPWTPEEQRAVQGWVDASYDDFITYVAQARKLEKAQVDTLARGRVWSGQDAHARGLVDRLGGLPDAVAAARRRGGASPTEELELVVYGDAKGLFSSLGGEPGVLARLLPGPTATLPPGLQGLLRETGLTGEALEPGLKAALPFSLSIR, translated from the coding sequence ATGCGCCTGCTCCTGGTCCTGCTGCTGCTCCCGGGTGCCGTCCTCGCCCAGACCCCCGCCATCGTCCGCCCGCTCGTCGGCTCGCGCGGGCTGACGCTCCCGCCGGAGTCCACGGCGCTGGTGGACGAGGCCACCTCGCTGTCCATCAACCCCGCGGGCCTGCGCTTCGTGGAGGCGCCCCAGCTCTTTTACGTGCACGAGCGCCACCGGGTGCTGGACCAGGTGGGCAACGGCCTGTTCACCGGCACCTCGCTGTTCGGGGCGGCCGGGCTGGGCCTGGGGGTGGAGTGGCTGCGCCACCCGGCCGGGCCGGACTACCGCCGCACCACGTTCGGCTTCTCGCTGGGCACGGACACGCTGGCGCTCGGCGCCGCGCACCATGCCTTCTCCTCGGAGGAGAGCGCGGCCCTGGACCGGCTGTCGAGCTGGGACGTGGGCGTGTCGGGGCGCCCCGCGCGGAGCTTCTCCTACGGAATTGTGGCGAAGGACCTCAACGCGCCGGAGGAAGGCACCCTGAAGCTGCCGCGCACCCTGGAGCTGGGCGTGGGCCTGCGGCCCTTCGGCGAGCGCTACACGCTGGGCGCGGACTACCTGCTGCGCCCCGGGGGGCTGGACGAGGGCCGCCTGAGCTACACGCTGAAGGCGGAGGTGGTGCGAGGGCTGCGGCTGAGCGCGGGGGCCTCGCATGGCCTGAGGCGGGGCGAGCCGCTGTCCGTGCAGGTGGCCGCCACGCTGGACACGGCGTTCCTGGGCCTCACCTACGCGGGCGGCGGCACGGAGGACGGGCTGGACCACACGCTGGCGCTGCGCCTGTCCCTGGCGCCCTACCGGAGCCTGGCCGAGGCCTCGCGGGTGGTGGCGCTGGTGGACCTGAACGACCGGCTCGCCGGGGGGAGCAGCCCCGGGCTGGCGCTGCTGGGCATTTCCGGCTCGGACCCCTACCTGCGGCTGATGCGCTTCCTGGAGCAGGCCACGCGCGATGAGCGGCTGGGCGGCGTGGTGCTGAAGATGGAGGGGCTGGGCGGCCTGGGCTGGGGACGGGCCGAGGAGCTGCGGCAGGCGGTGCTGCGGCTGCGCGCCGCGGGCAAGAAGGTGCTGGCGCTGGCGCTCTCGTGCGACGACCCGGGCTACTTCGTCGCCTCCGCCGCGGATCAAATCTATGCGCTGCCCGCCTCCTCGTTCCTCATCAACGGCCTGTCGGCGAGCGTCACCAGCGTGGGCGGGACGATGGAGAAGCTGGGCGTGTCCTGGGACGTGGCGCGCGTGGGCGAGTACAAGACGGCGCCCGAGCAGCTCACCCGGAAGGACATGAGCGAGGCGGAGCGGGAGACGCTCAACGCCTGGCTGGACACGCAGGTGGGCTGGTACGAGCAGGCGGTGACGGGCGGGCGCAAGCTGCCGGTGGAGCGGCTGCGCGAGGCCTGGAAGGTGGGCCTCATCCCACCCCGCATGGCCCAGTCCCTGGGGCTCATCGACGGCATCGTCGAGGGCCAGGAGGCGCTGCAGGAGCGGCTGGAGCAGCTCGTGCCGGGCGCCGCCTACGCGGAGGACTACACGCCCAAGGACGCGCGGCAGACGCGCTGGGGGAGCATGCGCCGCATCGCCATCGTGCCCGTGCTGGGCACCATCGCCGGGGGCAAGAGCCGCGAGGATCCGCTGGGCGCCAGCCGCATCGCCGGCGCGGAGACGGTGGCCCTGGCGCTGTACCGGGCGCAGGTGGACCCCTCCGTGGTGGCCATCGTGCTGCGCGTGGACTCCGGCGGCGGGGACGTGCTCGCCTCGGACCTGATGTACCGGGCGGTGCTGGAGGCCAAGAAAGTGAAGCCCGTCATCGCCTCCATGGGGGATGTGGCGGCCTCGGGCGGCTACTACGCGGCCATGGCCGCGGACGAAGTCTTCGCCAACCCCACCACGCTCACCGGCAGCATCGGCGTCTTCTACCTGAAGCCCGCCCTCAAGGGCCTGCTGGAGGACAAGCTGGGGGTGACGCAGCAGACGCTGCCCCGCGCCCCGCTGGCGGACCTCATGGGCTTCTGGCGCCCGTGGACGCCCGAGGAGCAGCGCGCGGTGCAGGGCTGGGTGGACGCCAGCTATGACGACTTCATCACCTACGTGGCCCAGGCCCGGAAGCTGGAGAAGGCCCAGGTGGACACCCTGGCCCGGGGCCGGGTCTGGTCCGGCCAGGACGCCCACGCGCGGGGGTTGGTGGACCGGCTGGGCGGGCTCCCGGACGCGGTGGCGGCGGCCCGGCGCCGGGGTGGGGCCTCGCCCACGGAGGAGCTGGAGCTGGTGGTGTACGGGGATGCGAAGGGGCTGTTCTCCTCCCTGGGGGGCGAGCCCGGGGTGCTCGCCCGGCTGCTGCCCGGCCCCACCGCCACGCTCCCCCCTGGCCTGCAGGGGCTCCTCCGGGAGACGGGGCTCACGGGCGAGGCGCTGGAGCCGGGGTTAAAAGCCGCACTGCCCTTCTCCCTGTCCATCCGGTAG
- a CDS encoding MBL fold metallo-hydrolase, with protein MSREDLYVRQLKLGPMDNFVYLVGAADAPEVLVVDPAWDVPAIERAVAEDGKRLVGAFVSHCHKDHINGLPELLSRHDVPVYAQREEVAFSEDLRALSDALRPVGPGEALTVGPRTFHALHTPGHTPGSHCLFAGDALVSGDTVFINGCGRCDMRGGNPEDMYRSLSQVLLRVPDETRLWPGHDYADVPVAAMGQVRQGNPYFTFPDVASFVAYRMRPRK; from the coding sequence ATGAGCCGGGAAGACTTGTACGTGCGGCAGCTCAAGCTGGGGCCGATGGACAACTTCGTGTACCTGGTGGGGGCCGCGGACGCCCCCGAGGTGCTGGTGGTGGATCCGGCCTGGGACGTGCCGGCCATCGAGCGCGCGGTGGCCGAGGACGGCAAGCGGCTGGTGGGGGCGTTCGTGTCGCACTGCCACAAGGACCACATCAACGGGCTGCCGGAGCTGCTGTCACGCCACGACGTGCCCGTGTACGCCCAGCGCGAGGAGGTGGCGTTCTCGGAGGACCTGCGCGCCCTGAGCGATGCGCTGCGGCCGGTGGGGCCAGGGGAGGCGCTGACGGTGGGGCCGAGGACGTTCCACGCGCTCCACACGCCGGGCCACACGCCGGGCTCGCACTGCCTGTTCGCCGGGGATGCGCTGGTGTCCGGGGACACGGTGTTCATCAATGGGTGCGGGCGGTGTGACATGCGCGGGGGCAACCCGGAGGACATGTACCGCTCGCTGTCGCAGGTGCTCCTGCGGGTGCCGGACGAGACGCGGCTGTGGCCCGGCCACGACTACGCGGACGTGCCCGTGGCGGCGATGGGGCAGGTGCGCCAGGGCAACCCGTACTTCACCTTTCCGGACGTGGCCTCCTTCGTGGCCTACCGCATGCGGCCGAGGAAGTGA
- a CDS encoding DNA gyrase/topoisomerase IV subunit B, which yields MAKKDTYTGADIQVLEGLEPVRKRPAMYIGGTDGTGYHHLLWEILDNSVDEVINGHASTVEVTLHKDSRTITVVDNGRGIPVDIMPKLKKPAVEVILTTLHAGGKFEQGNYIHSGGLHGVGSSVVNALARKLLVEIKREGKRHVQHYARGKATSPLKVEGPARGTGTAITFEPDPEIFGEKLKFDPELIRERLEAKSYLHKGMTVIWKDETASPSTAVTYKHDGGIAEYLNKVVTERNKPVVPPGSAVFYHSRESEVRLEAALVWTEATDENIRSYVNGIPTPQGGTHEAGLRAAVVKAVRNYIETHNLSPKGVTLTAEDIREGITAILSCYVVEPQFQGQTKGRLNNPEVTAQVDGVLRPALEKWLNDNKSIGEAAVARIILAARAREASRAASQAVSRKTAVSHRLNLPGKLADCSSTEPGTSELFLVEGDSAGGSAKQGRDRRTQAILPLRGKVLNAEQASTDKVATNKELQDIVSALGCGIGSDFDISKLRYGRIFLLMDADSDGHHIATLLLTFFYRHLRPLIESGAVHIAQPPLYKVEIGKETYWALDEADRDRIVREKAKGNAKPNIMRFKGLGEMTADELKTTTLDPKKRMSLQVMIDNPLETDRVINDLLGKDVSARFKFIMERAGEVQDLDF from the coding sequence ATGGCGAAGAAGGACACGTACACAGGTGCGGACATCCAGGTCCTCGAGGGCCTGGAGCCGGTGCGCAAGCGCCCGGCCATGTACATCGGAGGCACCGACGGCACGGGCTATCACCACCTGCTGTGGGAAATTCTCGACAACTCGGTGGACGAGGTCATCAACGGCCACGCCTCCACCGTGGAAGTGACGCTCCACAAGGACAGCCGCACCATCACCGTGGTGGACAACGGGCGCGGCATCCCCGTGGACATCATGCCCAAGCTCAAGAAGCCCGCGGTGGAGGTCATCCTCACCACGCTGCACGCGGGCGGTAAGTTCGAGCAGGGCAACTACATTCACTCGGGCGGTCTGCACGGCGTGGGCAGCTCGGTGGTGAACGCGCTGGCGCGCAAGCTGCTCGTGGAGATCAAACGCGAGGGCAAGCGCCACGTGCAGCACTACGCGCGCGGCAAGGCCACCTCCCCGCTCAAGGTGGAGGGCCCGGCGCGCGGCACCGGCACCGCCATCACCTTCGAGCCGGATCCGGAGATCTTCGGCGAGAAGCTGAAGTTCGACCCGGAGCTCATCCGCGAGCGCCTGGAGGCAAAGAGCTACCTGCACAAGGGCATGACCGTCATCTGGAAGGACGAGACGGCCAGCCCCTCCACCGCGGTGACGTACAAGCACGACGGCGGCATCGCCGAGTACCTCAACAAGGTGGTGACCGAGCGCAACAAGCCGGTGGTGCCCCCGGGCAGCGCCGTGTTCTACCACTCGCGCGAGAGCGAGGTGCGGCTGGAGGCCGCGCTGGTGTGGACGGAGGCGACGGACGAGAACATCCGCTCCTACGTCAACGGCATCCCCACCCCGCAGGGCGGCACGCACGAGGCGGGCCTGCGCGCGGCGGTGGTGAAGGCGGTGCGCAACTACATCGAGACGCACAACCTGAGCCCCAAGGGCGTCACCCTCACCGCGGAGGACATCCGCGAGGGCATCACCGCCATCCTCTCCTGCTACGTGGTGGAGCCGCAGTTCCAGGGGCAGACCAAGGGGCGGCTGAACAACCCCGAGGTGACGGCCCAGGTGGACGGCGTGCTGCGGCCGGCGCTGGAGAAGTGGCTCAACGACAACAAGTCCATCGGCGAGGCGGCCGTGGCGCGCATCATCCTGGCGGCCCGCGCGCGCGAGGCCAGCCGCGCCGCCTCCCAGGCGGTGAGCCGCAAGACGGCGGTGAGCCACCGGCTGAACCTGCCGGGCAAGCTCGCCGACTGCTCCTCCACGGAGCCGGGCACGAGCGAGCTGTTCCTCGTCGAAGGTGACTCCGCAGGCGGCAGCGCCAAGCAAGGAAGAGACAGGCGCACCCAGGCCATCCTCCCCCTGCGCGGCAAGGTGCTGAATGCGGAGCAGGCCTCCACGGACAAGGTCGCCACCAACAAGGAGCTCCAGGACATCGTCAGCGCCCTGGGGTGCGGCATCGGCTCGGACTTCGACATCTCCAAGCTGCGCTACGGCCGCATCTTCCTGCTGATGGACGCCGACAGCGACGGCCACCACATCGCCACGCTGCTGCTCACCTTCTTCTACCGGCACCTGCGTCCGCTCATCGAGAGCGGCGCGGTGCACATCGCCCAGCCACCCCTCTACAAGGTGGAGATCGGCAAGGAGACGTACTGGGCGCTGGATGAAGCGGACCGGGACCGCATCGTCCGGGAGAAGGCCAAGGGCAACGCCAAGCCCAACATCATGCGCTTCAAGGGTCTGGGCGAGATGACGGCCGACGAGCTGAAGACCACGACGCTGGATCCGAAGAAGCGGATGAGCCTCCAGGTGATGATCGACAACCCCCTGGAGACCGACCGCGTCATCAATGACTTGCTCGGCAAGGATGTGAGCGCGCGCTTCAAGTTCATCATGGAGCGGGCAGGCGAGGTCCAGGATCTCGACTTCTGA
- a CDS encoding PEGA domain-containing protein codes for MPPVRLLLVLALALSVSAEAQSSRRPKAKKPAAVKSAPPAPAAEPVAPPAEPPPAPVAEVKLVPVGPRTVVFAAPRPGASPASAEALQEELSRLLAAKPDVALVDLAAVFPPPAPASVAEADALFEEGKGLYDNLDPEAAAAKFLAAAEAYQKHPEALKPERLANAFLFLGASQLLNGEAKAAQRSFLQALSASPTLQPDPNLFGTDVQTAFTDMQQEFSRQPPGTLAIDSSPRGAAVRVDGRDVGLTPLPELTLHGGRHPVVLSRPGYQAVIAYPQVASGQRTELKPSLEMLPEMTALLATVAQATSEQGFEASTLPPGVAALGERLGARYVVLAAVSQKKGRVGGEVQVWDVQTQGRLRGVRMDPRSKKPEDSVEGAAERIHGFLLGGPLSAPAPAPLTATLVKKPWFWAAVVGGAAVVTGGVLYATQAGKGRSGGVISGFPGLGF; via the coding sequence GTGCCCCCTGTCCGTCTTCTCCTCGTGCTCGCGCTCGCCCTGAGCGTCTCCGCCGAGGCCCAATCCTCCCGCCGCCCCAAGGCGAAGAAGCCCGCCGCGGTGAAGAGCGCCCCCCCGGCGCCCGCCGCCGAGCCCGTTGCCCCCCCTGCCGAGCCGCCGCCCGCCCCCGTGGCCGAGGTGAAGCTCGTGCCCGTGGGCCCCCGGACGGTGGTGTTTGCCGCACCGCGTCCGGGCGCCTCCCCGGCCTCCGCCGAGGCGCTCCAGGAGGAGCTGTCCCGCCTGCTGGCCGCGAAGCCGGACGTGGCCCTGGTGGACCTGGCGGCCGTGTTTCCCCCGCCCGCCCCCGCCTCCGTGGCGGAGGCCGACGCCCTCTTCGAGGAGGGCAAGGGGCTCTACGACAACCTGGATCCCGAGGCCGCCGCGGCAAAGTTCCTCGCCGCGGCGGAGGCCTACCAGAAGCACCCCGAGGCGCTGAAGCCCGAGCGGCTGGCGAACGCCTTCCTCTTCCTGGGGGCCTCGCAGCTGCTCAACGGGGAGGCGAAGGCGGCCCAGCGCTCCTTCCTGCAGGCCCTGTCGGCCTCCCCCACCCTTCAGCCGGACCCGAACCTGTTCGGCACGGACGTGCAGACGGCCTTCACGGACATGCAGCAGGAGTTCTCCCGGCAGCCGCCGGGCACGCTCGCCATCGACTCGTCCCCCCGGGGCGCGGCGGTGCGGGTGGACGGGCGGGACGTGGGGCTCACCCCGCTGCCGGAGCTGACGCTGCACGGGGGGCGGCACCCGGTGGTGCTGTCCCGGCCCGGCTACCAGGCCGTCATCGCCTACCCGCAGGTGGCCTCCGGCCAGCGGACCGAGCTGAAGCCCTCGCTGGAGATGCTGCCAGAGATGACCGCCCTGCTGGCCACCGTGGCCCAGGCCACCTCCGAGCAGGGCTTCGAGGCCAGCACCCTGCCCCCCGGCGTGGCCGCCCTGGGCGAGCGGCTCGGCGCGCGCTACGTGGTGCTCGCCGCGGTGAGCCAGAAGAAGGGCCGCGTGGGCGGTGAGGTGCAGGTGTGGGATGTGCAGACGCAAGGGCGGCTGCGCGGCGTGCGGATGGACCCCCGCTCGAAGAAGCCCGAGGACAGCGTGGAGGGGGCCGCGGAGCGCATTCACGGCTTCCTGTTGGGCGGGCCGCTGTCGGCCCCCGCGCCCGCGCCCCTGACGGCGACGCTCGTCAAGAAGCCCTGGTTCTGGGCCGCCGTGGTGGGCGGTGCCGCCGTCGTCACCGGGGGGGTGCTCTATGCCACCCAGGCCGGCAAGGGGCGGTCCGGCGGCGTCATCTCTGGTTTCCCGGGACTGGGCTTCTAG
- a CDS encoding DNA gyrase/topoisomerase IV subunit A: MSTLAQADTKTRKKQGASGNGGGGGPSAAGGGGGENFQLAPLAEEARRRYLNYALSVITSRALPDVRDGLKPVQRRVLYGMYHDHRLTQEAKYQKSAKVVGTIMGQYHPHGDASIYDALVRLAQDFSLRYPLVDGHGNFGSLDGDAAAAMRYTECRLAGISGEMLTELGKKTVGFRPNYDGTLSEPIVIPSRLPQLLMNGTTGIAVGMATNIPPHHLGELCDALAALIENGSLAVKDLMKFVKGPDFPTGGQILNTKAELRDIYETGQGSIRIRGEYELEDMKKGGQQIVITSIPYTVNKSTLVSKIGDLVRERKLPLLLDVRDESTKEVRIVLEFKRDASPELVMAYLYKHTPLQTNFGVNLTCLVPTENPEVGAPKRLDLKSILQYFLDFRFEVVTKRFQHELGELQKRVHILEGFEKVYDALDEMIRIIRASEGKQDAAKKLMARFKLDEVQVDAILEMKLYKLARLEILVIQEELKQKRLEVKRIEGILKDKRKLWGTVKDELAEIKATYNDKRRTRIGGAGSEEVEFSADAFIVDEDAHVVLTRDGWIKRVREVKDPSTTRLREGDAVMAVLAGSLKANLVLFSNFGAAYVTRFNDVPASTGYGDPVQKLFKFDDGERIVGALSLDARLHRPQKLVAVTKDGLGLRFPLEGHLEVSTRSGRRYAKTGEGDEIIGVQPVGEKDLLAVLTERTSATVCKAAEVNELAGPGKGVLVMRLEPGDRVVDFLAAAPGQKDAAISFETQKGRKLSLTPAKHEVTARGGKGHEMSRKDSVKEVQRSITFVPLPEKKD, translated from the coding sequence ATGAGCACACTCGCACAAGCTGACACCAAGACGCGCAAGAAGCAGGGGGCCTCGGGCAACGGGGGAGGCGGGGGCCCGTCCGCTGCGGGCGGCGGCGGCGGTGAGAACTTCCAGCTGGCCCCGCTGGCCGAGGAGGCGCGGCGGCGCTACCTCAACTACGCCCTGTCGGTCATCACCTCGCGGGCCCTGCCCGACGTGCGCGATGGCCTCAAGCCGGTGCAGCGCCGCGTGTTGTACGGCATGTATCACGACCACCGGCTCACCCAGGAGGCCAAGTACCAGAAGTCGGCCAAGGTCGTCGGAACCATCATGGGCCAGTACCACCCCCATGGTGACGCCTCCATCTACGACGCGCTCGTGCGCCTGGCGCAGGACTTCTCGCTGCGCTACCCGCTGGTGGACGGCCACGGCAACTTCGGCTCGCTGGACGGCGATGCCGCGGCGGCCATGCGCTACACCGAGTGCCGCCTGGCGGGCATCTCCGGGGAGATGCTGACGGAGCTGGGCAAGAAGACGGTGGGCTTCCGGCCCAACTACGACGGCACCCTGTCCGAGCCCATCGTCATCCCCTCGCGCCTGCCGCAGCTGCTCATGAACGGCACCACGGGCATCGCCGTGGGCATGGCCACCAACATCCCGCCCCACCACCTGGGCGAGCTGTGCGACGCGCTCGCGGCGCTCATCGAGAACGGCAGCCTGGCGGTGAAGGACCTGATGAAGTTCGTCAAGGGTCCGGACTTCCCGACCGGCGGCCAGATTCTCAACACCAAGGCCGAGCTGCGGGACATCTACGAGACGGGCCAGGGCAGCATCCGCATCCGCGGCGAGTACGAGCTGGAGGACATGAAGAAGGGCGGTCAGCAGATCGTCATCACCTCCATCCCCTACACGGTGAACAAGAGCACCCTGGTCTCCAAGATTGGCGACCTGGTGCGCGAGCGGAAGCTGCCGCTGCTGCTGGATGTGCGCGACGAGTCCACCAAGGAGGTGCGCATCGTCCTGGAGTTCAAGCGTGACGCCAGCCCCGAGCTGGTGATGGCCTACCTCTACAAGCACACGCCCCTGCAGACGAACTTCGGCGTGAACCTCACCTGCCTGGTGCCCACGGAGAACCCGGAGGTGGGGGCGCCCAAGCGGTTGGATCTCAAGAGCATCCTCCAGTACTTCCTCGACTTCCGCTTCGAGGTGGTGACCAAGCGCTTCCAGCACGAGCTGGGCGAGCTGCAGAAGCGCGTCCACATCCTGGAGGGCTTCGAGAAGGTCTACGACGCGCTGGATGAGATGATCCGCATCATCCGCGCCTCCGAGGGCAAGCAGGACGCGGCCAAGAAGCTCATGGCCCGCTTCAAGCTGGATGAAGTCCAGGTGGACGCCATCCTGGAGATGAAGCTCTACAAGCTGGCCCGGCTGGAAATCCTCGTCATCCAGGAGGAGCTCAAGCAGAAGCGCCTGGAGGTGAAGCGCATCGAGGGCATCCTCAAGGACAAGCGCAAGCTGTGGGGCACCGTCAAGGACGAGCTGGCGGAGATCAAAGCCACCTACAACGACAAGCGCCGCACGCGCATTGGCGGCGCGGGCTCCGAGGAAGTGGAGTTCAGCGCGGACGCCTTCATCGTGGATGAGGACGCGCACGTGGTGCTCACGCGCGACGGGTGGATCAAGCGCGTGCGCGAGGTGAAGGACCCGTCCACCACGCGCCTGCGCGAGGGCGACGCGGTGATGGCGGTGCTCGCGGGCAGCCTCAAGGCGAACCTGGTGCTGTTCAGCAACTTCGGCGCCGCCTACGTCACGCGCTTCAACGACGTGCCCGCCTCCACGGGCTACGGCGACCCGGTGCAGAAGCTGTTCAAGTTCGACGACGGCGAGCGGATTGTCGGCGCGCTGTCGCTGGATGCCCGGCTGCACCGGCCGCAGAAGCTGGTGGCCGTCACCAAGGACGGCCTGGGCCTGCGCTTCCCGCTGGAAGGGCACCTGGAGGTGTCCACGCGCTCGGGCCGCCGCTACGCCAAGACGGGCGAGGGCGATGAAATCATCGGCGTGCAGCCGGTGGGCGAGAAGGACCTCTTGGCGGTGCTCACCGAGCGCACGAGCGCCACGGTGTGCAAGGCCGCGGAGGTGAACGAGCTGGCGGGGCCCGGCAAGGGCGTGCTCGTCATGAGGCTGGAGCCTGGGGACCGCGTGGTGGACTTCCTCGCGGCGGCGCCGGGCCAGAAGGACGCGGCCATCTCGTTCGAGACGCAGAAGGGCCGCAAGCTGAGCCTCACCCCGGCGAAGCACGAGGTGACGGCGCGGGGCGGCAAGGGCCACGAGATGTCCCGCAAGGATTCGGTGAAGGAGGTGCAGCGGTCCATCACCTTCGTGCCGCTGCCCGAGAAGAAGGACTAG
- a CDS encoding PEGA domain-containing protein, with protein sequence MKALALALFPALALAASPPPTPRRVSALLIPMDQGAEARGVKLESYLLEGLEQFSGFTVRKPEELFGMPQDEEAKAAFQRGSQGLTQSLKAYEANDYEDAERKLRAALKELQAAAGVMNACTELCEATALYAAVLHRRGDVEEARLHLIDLMALNPTFELNPKRYPKEFIALRAQVATSRSAMLRGSALVKSQPAGARVYVDGEFQGYTPMTVNTMQVGKHLLRLERPGFRQHGELIEVSPDDVEVTAELAPTPEYKKYDAQLDAVAAEIVKTPPSPAATALGKALGVDRAMLGTVKALGPQGTELVVGFFDLRSGKKLAGKRVVLQGDEFGQEKAELGRLVNALVSTALGGGNPKEKKHSDPLDNRQGTEDWNGESAGGRRGVSEKKPRGGDPLDGVNGTEDW encoded by the coding sequence ATGAAAGCCCTGGCGCTCGCATTGTTCCCCGCCCTTGCCCTGGCGGCCTCTCCGCCCCCCACCCCGCGGCGCGTCAGCGCGCTGCTCATCCCCATGGACCAGGGGGCCGAGGCGCGGGGGGTGAAGCTCGAAAGCTACCTGCTCGAGGGGCTGGAGCAGTTCTCCGGCTTCACGGTGCGCAAGCCCGAGGAGCTGTTCGGCATGCCCCAGGACGAGGAGGCCAAGGCCGCCTTCCAGCGGGGCTCCCAGGGGCTCACGCAGAGCCTCAAGGCTTATGAGGCCAACGACTACGAGGACGCGGAGCGCAAGCTGCGCGCGGCCCTCAAGGAGCTGCAGGCGGCCGCGGGGGTGATGAACGCCTGCACCGAGCTGTGCGAGGCCACCGCCCTGTATGCCGCCGTGCTCCACCGGCGCGGGGACGTGGAGGAGGCCCGGCTGCACCTCATCGACTTGATGGCGCTCAACCCCACGTTCGAGCTCAACCCCAAGCGCTACCCCAAGGAGTTCATCGCCCTGCGGGCCCAGGTGGCCACCAGCCGCAGCGCGATGCTGCGCGGCAGCGCGCTGGTGAAGAGTCAGCCGGCCGGCGCGCGCGTGTACGTGGACGGGGAATTCCAGGGCTACACCCCGATGACGGTGAACACGATGCAGGTGGGCAAGCACCTGCTGCGCCTGGAGCGCCCCGGCTTCCGGCAGCACGGCGAGCTCATCGAGGTGTCGCCGGACGACGTGGAGGTGACCGCCGAGCTCGCCCCCACCCCCGAGTACAAGAAGTACGACGCGCAGCTGGACGCGGTGGCCGCGGAGATCGTCAAGACGCCGCCCAGCCCGGCGGCCACCGCGCTGGGCAAGGCCCTGGGCGTGGACCGCGCCATGCTCGGCACGGTGAAGGCGCTGGGCCCCCAGGGCACGGAGCTGGTGGTGGGCTTCTTCGACTTGCGCAGTGGCAAGAAGCTCGCGGGCAAGCGCGTGGTGCTCCAGGGCGACGAGTTCGGCCAGGAGAAGGCGGAGCTGGGCCGGCTGGTGAACGCGCTCGTCAGCACCGCCCTGGGCGGCGGCAACCCCAAGGAGAAGAAGCACTCGGACCCGCTGGACAACCGCCAGGGCACCGAGGACTGGAACGGGGAGAGCGCAGGAGGCCGCCGCGGTGTGTCCGAGAAGAAACCCCGCGGGGGCGATCCGCTCGATGGAGTGAACGGTACGGAGGATTGGTAG